GGAGGGGTTCCCGAGTGGCCAAAGGGGGCAGACTGTAAATCTGTTGTCTCTGACTTCGAAGGTTCAAATCCTTCTCCCTCCAGTATGCCGGAGTGGCGGAACTGGCAGACGCACAGGACTTAAAATCCTGCGGTCCTAAACGATCGTACCGGTTCGATTCCGGTCTCCGGCATTATTTGAAATTAAATATTGACATCAGTATAGCAAATTGATATAATGTAAAAAGTCAATTTGCCCAGATAGCTCAGTCGGTAGAGCAGAGGACTGAAAATCCTCGTGTCGGTGGTTCGATTCCGCCTCTGGGCATCAGTTAAAGATAAGTTTGCGGGTGTAGTTCAATGGTAGAACACCAGCCTTCCAAGCTGGATACGTGGGTTCGATTCCCATCACCCGCTTGTATATGCGTGAGTGGCTCAGTGGTAGAGCATCGCCTTGCCAAGGCGAGGGTCGCGGGTTCGAATCCCGTCTCGCGCTTTCATAACATAGGATAATATTCTATGTTATTTATGACTAAAAATATAATCATTATAATGGGTAGTCGCCAAGCGGTAAGGCCCAGGATTTTGATTCCTGTATGCGAAGGTTCGAATCCTTCCTACCCAGTTTTAAACCTCTAAAGAATAGTCTTTAGAGGTTTTTTGTAGTTTAAAATAAAAAACTAAAAGATGACAATAAAATAAAAGGTAAAATCCTCATATAATTAAATCTCATCAACATATAATAGCGTAATAGGATATAAAAGGAATCGTCGTGTTATGATTATAATAATTAATAGAAAAAAATTGTATACGATTATAGCGTTAATATGTGTATTAACCCTAGGTATAACCATAACAAAAAACAAAGTCAATGGATTAACTCCCACTTCAAGTAACACATCTAATATAACCATAGAAAAAATTCAAATTATGTCCCAAGACGATAAAGTAGAGCTATACCCATTAATAGAAGTAGAATTTTCTAAGATATTATCTTTTGGACAAATTAATATAAATAACATTCAAGGCAGTACTCAATTAGAAGGTAACAAACTAACTTACATACCCAAAGAGATCCTACAACCGAATACTCAATACACGATAGACATTTTAGCAAAGGGCATCAATGATGCCGATTACATAAAAGAAATAAAAAATATAACCACTCAATCATTAAGTAAAGATGAAATATGGGTAGAAGTCGCTTTAGGATCTAACCCGCAAACAGTATATATACGAAAAGAAAATGAAATAATAAAAGAGATGATTTGTTCAGGAGGAATAGAACAAGAGCCAAGTATTATAGGAACATATTATTTGCAAAATAGGGGGGATGAATTTTATTCTGAGAGATTTAAAGAAGGCGCTAAATACTGGGTCCGTATAAAAGACCAATATTTATTTCATAGCATACCAAGAGATAAAGAGTGGAATATTATAAAAGAAGAGTTAGAAAAATTAGGAGAGCCTGCAAGCCATGGATGTATAAGGTTGTCTGACGAAGATGCGAAATGGTTTTATGAGAATATACCAGATGAAACAATGATTATAATTCACGAAATATAATTTACAATTATTTACAATTTTGATATAATGATTTAAGAAAGCTGAGGGGAGTTAAACAAATGAGATTTAGAGTATGTATACTGATAAGTATAATTTTACTGTTTATAATGTCTGGATGTAACAGTGGAAATTCAAATGCAAATCTAACGGTAGTAAACGGAAACAAGGGTATAGAATACAAAGGGGTAGATAAAAGTGAAGAAGGAGATTGGTTAGCGTTTGGTAATCCTGAAGATGATCATAGAATTTATAAAATGAAAACAGATGGTAGCCATGTAACAAAAATCAGTAACAAAAAAATAGAGGGGATCGTTCAGTTAGAAGATTACATATATTACAAGGACAGTGATACCTTATATGAATCAGGGCCAATAAGAAGAGTGAGCAACGATGGTCTTACAGATGAAGGGATTATAAATGAAGCAGTAGAGGATTTTGTTGTAACACAAGATAATATTATTTTCATAAAAGAAGAAAAAATATATATTAGTGATAAAGAAGGTAATCATAAAAAAGATTTGGTCATAGTAAAAGAAAAGGTTTTTTCTATCAAATATGATGATGGAACCATATATTTTAATACCAACAGGGGCATATACAGTGTCCAAGAAGATGGTACCCAACTCAAACTCATTATACCGGGAGGCTTTTACAAATTCAGAGTGTATAACAATCAATTAATATACAACGATAATGGTCAAATAAAAATATATAATCTAGAAACTCAAGAAGAAAAAGATTTTGTTAGACAAAATAATTATGAGCTGTTTGTGTATGATGGTTACTTGTATTATACAGAGAGTGATTATCTAATAAGAGAAAACATCTATACAAATAACACAGATAGAGTGGCGAAGAATACTTTTATATATGACTTTTTTGGATATAAAGACGATATATATTTTTTCGGTAACAATTTTATTTGGAAAATGGACAAAGAATTAAAAAATAAAGAAATAATATTTGGAAAGGGCAGTTTGACCAATCATAATATGTTATTAGTCAATGATAACCACACACTGGTTAGAAGTTATGATTTTTCAAATTATACCCATGACATTACCTATTTGTATCAAGAAACTGAAGATGGAATGGAAAAAATAATGAGTCATCCAATTGATAATGCCTTAATAGTAGAAGATGATATTTTCTACGTAGACAACAGAGATAAAAAATTATATCGATACAATTTAGAAACTCAAAATCAAGCGTTAATCATAAATGAAAATATTTTAGAATTTCAAATATCAGATGACACCATATATTTTACAACCCATCATGACTATAAATTATACAAATATGAAAATGAAACCATAGAAATAATCATAAACGAACCAGTATATAATCTTCAACTGTATAAGGATACACTTTATTATTTAAAACGAAATGCCAACAACCACTTATATAGATATAAAAAAGATGAAACCGAAGAATTGTTACTAGAAACATTTGTAACCCAATACAAAATTATTGATGACAAAATATATTATATCGATGAAAGCGATAACTATAAATTATTTTTATATGACGGTGAAGAAAAAATGGAAATCGTTAATGAAAAAGTCAGTAGGCTATATAAAAGCAATGATGTACTATATTATGTAACCACAGATGGTATTCATATCCTTAATCAATTGGATACAAAAACACAAAGCAGTCAAGTTATAAAATTTATTGGATTAAATTATTTGGATTTTTATATAAAAGAGGATCGTTATGTAGAAGCCATTACGTCAGAATCAGGTAATGTAACGGTAAAAGAAGCAATTTATAAAGAGGAACTCGGTTTATATTACGATAATGACTTGTATTATAAAGCAGTAGACGATACAAAATATATTTGTTACTATGATAATTATATCTATTTATACAATAATGAAGAAGGGACACTTGAATTATTGCATTCAGATCCGATTTCTGAATTTCAAGTCGAAAAAAATGAAATATATGTGACGGGATACAAATACAATGACGAATTAAGATCCTATATAAAAAGAATCAATATAGACAACAAAACAAAAGAATACATTGTAGAAAGTGAAGAACGCTATACACCAGCATATAACTTCATTGTAGAGGATTCTATTCTTTACTATCATTTGCCTTATAAAGAACATAAACATCAATTATACAAATACGACAGCAAGGAAAATTCAATAGAAGTGATTGCACAAGATTGTAATAAAATACTTGATATTAATAGGAATCAGATTATTTATCAAAATGAAGATGAATATATTGTAAAAATGAATACCAATGGCAGTAATAAAAAGATATTAGTAGAAGAAAGTGTTGAATATATTGGTATGAATGACAATGATATATACTATTTTAGATACACCAATGACAATATGGAAGGCCATATAATGAAAAAGAATCTATCAAGTGAAGTCATCAGTAACATAACCAATGGTGCGATTAAAACATGGGATTATTATATATACAACAATACCTTGTATTACTTAGTTAAAAATATAAAATCAATGGATCTTGAAACAGAAAAAGAACTGACATTTTTAGAAAACGAAGACATACGACATTTCTATATTTATAACAAAGAATTAATCGCATATTTAAATAACGAAGGTGGGGTATTAAAAAAATTATTATCGGATTAAATTCTGTGTTTATTGGAGTGATACAAACACCTTAACGTACAAAAATCAAGATTTGTAAAATGAAGGTATTGCCGACGTAAAAAGGCTTTTACTTTTAGCAAATCTTGATTTTTCTATGAGAAAAAATGTAAGATTACTACAATAGGACAATAATCTAAAAAACTAAAAGCCTTTAAGGGTCCTATGTTAATGAAAGTTGCTTCGTCGTGGTAGGTTAAATAATTTTCCACCCAACCCGATAGGTTATTTGACTTCTATTTAGTATTATTAAGAATTATGATATAATGCTTTAATAGAAAGTATAACAATAAATGAAAAGTAGGTAAGTCAATGAAAGTTTTATTAACAGCAATTAACGCTAAATATATTCATACCAATTTAGCTTTATATAGTTTGAAAGCATATTCCAAAGAATATGAAGCAAACATTCATTTAAAAGAATTTACCATAAATAATAAAACTGACCATATCTTAAGAGAAATATACAAAGAACAACCAGATGTCATTGCACTTTCCTGTTACATATGGAATGTGGAAGTGATTAGAGCCCTTTTAATAGAATTAAACAAGATAATGCCTAAGGTTGACATATGGTTAGGTGGACCAGAAGTTTCATTTGACGCAAAAGTCCAATTAGAGCAATACAGTCATATAAAAGGTATTATGTGTGGAGAAGGTGAAGGGATTTTTAAAGATGTGGTCAGACATTATATAAAAAAAGATATACCTTTAAAAGATATAAAAGGATTGGTTTATAGAGACAACCATACAATAATAGCAACAGGCAATCGGGTTGCTATGAATATGAATGACATACCCTTTCCATACGACAATATCATAGACCAATTTGAAAATAAAATCATCTATTATGAAAGTGCAAGAGGGTGTCCCTTTAGTTGTCAATACTGTTTGTCCTCAGCAGAAAAAAACCTTAGATTTAAAGACATTGCTAAAGTAAAAGAGGAACTCAAAAAGTTTATTTTAGCAAAAGTAAAGCAAGTAAAATTCGTAGATCGAACGTTTAACTGTAAAAAAGAACATGCCTTAAAGATATGGCAATTCTTAAATGAGAATGACAATGGCATTACCAATTTTCATTTTGAGATATCAGCAGACTTAATGGATGAGGAAACGTTAGAATTTCTTAAAACCATCAGACCAGGATTATTTCAATTTGAAATAGGTGTTCAATCAACAAATGAAGATACGCTACAAGTGATTCAAAGAAAGACAAACTTTGATGCCTTAAAAAAAGTGGTTAAAAGAGTTAATGACTTTCAAAACATTCATCAGCATTTAGATTTAATCGCAGGACTGCCAAAAGAAGATTATACAACCTTTCAAAAATCTTTTAATGAGGTTTATGCCCTTGAGCCAGAGCAACTCCAATTAGGTTTTTTAAAAGTTTTAAAAGGCACTGGTATTGATGCAAGAAAAGATGAATTAGGCATTGTTCACAGAGATCAAACACCTTATGAAGTCTTATATACAAAAGAATTAATGTATGATGATCTATTAAGGTTGAAAAATATAGAAGAAATGGTAGAAATGTATTACAACAGCTCTCAATTCTTGGCAACACTGAAATACTTAGAAACCAAGTTTGAGACGCCTTTTCAGCTGTATGAATCATTAGGAACTTATTATGAAAAAAATCAATTAGACTTATTACAACACTCTAGAATAACCAAGTACAAAATTCTATTAGATTATTATACAGAAACCATTGATAAAGATGCGGAGCTCTTCACTTACTTAATGATTTTTGATTTATATGTACAAGAAAACTTGAAAAATCGTCCCAAATGGGCACAAGAAAAAGAAGACTATAAAGAACGGATCAAAGCATTCTACAAATCCGATGACAATATAGACAAGCATTTAAGTTCATATAAGGGCTATAATAGCAAACAAATTATGAGAATGACCCATATAGAAAATTTTCCATTTGATATAGTAGAATTTATAAACAGCAAAGATTATACTATAAAAAGAGAAACCACTTTTGTATTATTTGATTATAATAAAAGAGACCCTTTAACCCATCATGGATATTATCAAAAGGTTATGTTATAGGAGGTGGGATGGATGAAATTTGAAAAAAGAGTTGTAAAAGTACTCAACACACTAGATGAATATTATCCTAGGAATA
This sequence is a window from Natranaerovirga hydrolytica. Protein-coding genes within it:
- a CDS encoding L,D-transpeptidase family protein; this translates as MIIIINRKKLYTIIALICVLTLGITITKNKVNGLTPTSSNTSNITIEKIQIMSQDDKVELYPLIEVEFSKILSFGQININNIQGSTQLEGNKLTYIPKEILQPNTQYTIDILAKGINDADYIKEIKNITTQSLSKDEIWVEVALGSNPQTVYIRKENEIIKEMICSGGIEQEPSIIGTYYLQNRGDEFYSERFKEGAKYWVRIKDQYLFHSIPRDKEWNIIKEELEKLGEPASHGCIRLSDEDAKWFYENIPDETMIIIHEI
- a CDS encoding DUF5050 domain-containing protein; translation: MRFRVCILISIILLFIMSGCNSGNSNANLTVVNGNKGIEYKGVDKSEEGDWLAFGNPEDDHRIYKMKTDGSHVTKISNKKIEGIVQLEDYIYYKDSDTLYESGPIRRVSNDGLTDEGIINEAVEDFVVTQDNIIFIKEEKIYISDKEGNHKKDLVIVKEKVFSIKYDDGTIYFNTNRGIYSVQEDGTQLKLIIPGGFYKFRVYNNQLIYNDNGQIKIYNLETQEEKDFVRQNNYELFVYDGYLYYTESDYLIRENIYTNNTDRVAKNTFIYDFFGYKDDIYFFGNNFIWKMDKELKNKEIIFGKGSLTNHNMLLVNDNHTLVRSYDFSNYTHDITYLYQETEDGMEKIMSHPIDNALIVEDDIFYVDNRDKKLYRYNLETQNQALIINENILEFQISDDTIYFTTHHDYKLYKYENETIEIIINEPVYNLQLYKDTLYYLKRNANNHLYRYKKDETEELLLETFVTQYKIIDDKIYYIDESDNYKLFLYDGEEKMEIVNEKVSRLYKSNDVLYYVTTDGIHILNQLDTKTQSSQVIKFIGLNYLDFYIKEDRYVEAITSESGNVTVKEAIYKEELGLYYDNDLYYKAVDDTKYICYYDNYIYLYNNEEGTLELLHSDPISEFQVEKNEIYVTGYKYNDELRSYIKRINIDNKTKEYIVESEERYTPAYNFIVEDSILYYHLPYKEHKHQLYKYDSKENSIEVIAQDCNKILDINRNQIIYQNEDEYIVKMNTNGSNKKILVEESVEYIGMNDNDIYYFRYTNDNMEGHIMKKNLSSEVISNITNGAIKTWDYYIYNNTLYYLVKNIKSMDLETEKELTFLENEDIRHFYIYNKELIAYLNNEGGVLKKLLSD
- a CDS encoding B12-binding domain-containing radical SAM protein, coding for MKVLLTAINAKYIHTNLALYSLKAYSKEYEANIHLKEFTINNKTDHILREIYKEQPDVIALSCYIWNVEVIRALLIELNKIMPKVDIWLGGPEVSFDAKVQLEQYSHIKGIMCGEGEGIFKDVVRHYIKKDIPLKDIKGLVYRDNHTIIATGNRVAMNMNDIPFPYDNIIDQFENKIIYYESARGCPFSCQYCLSSAEKNLRFKDIAKVKEELKKFILAKVKQVKFVDRTFNCKKEHALKIWQFLNENDNGITNFHFEISADLMDEETLEFLKTIRPGLFQFEIGVQSTNEDTLQVIQRKTNFDALKKVVKRVNDFQNIHQHLDLIAGLPKEDYTTFQKSFNEVYALEPEQLQLGFLKVLKGTGIDARKDELGIVHRDQTPYEVLYTKELMYDDLLRLKNIEEMVEMYYNSSQFLATLKYLETKFETPFQLYESLGTYYEKNQLDLLQHSRITKYKILLDYYTETIDKDAELFTYLMIFDLYVQENLKNRPKWAQEKEDYKERIKAFYKSDDNIDKHLSSYKGYNSKQIMRMTHIENFPFDIVEFINSKDYTIKRETTFVLFDYNKRDPLTHHGYYQKVML